A genomic segment from Ignavibacteriales bacterium encodes:
- a CDS encoding GIY-YIG nuclease family protein: MNGSSRKYSTYILQSLVDHKHYTGLSSDVEKRLKMHNAGKVQSTKKRKPFILIYQEVAETLLEARKREKYFKSAAGRHFLKSLKY, from the coding sequence ATGAATGGTTCTTCAAGAAAATATAGTACTTATATATTGCAAAGTCTTGTTGATCATAAGCACTATACTGGTCTTTCATCGGATGTTGAGAAGCGTCTAAAGATGCATAACGCTGGTAAAGTACAATCCACAAAGAAACGAAAACCATTCATCCTCATTTATCAAGAAGTCGCCGAAACACTTTTGGAAGCTCGTAAGCGAGAGAAGTATTTTAAGTCTGCCGCCGGAAGGCATTTTCTTAAGAGTTTGAAATATTAA
- the prfA gene encoding peptide chain release factor 1, which yields MIDKLEKIFQRYDEVGKLMSNPAIAADQQKSRELGREFHSLEMVVKAGQRYKKVYHDFNGSKELLDSTSDPEMKSLAQEEYDRLKVEIVQLEEEMKILLIPPDPNDTKNFIMEIRAGTGGEEAAIFAADLYRMYTRYSERKGWKVELMDWNETAKGGFKEIVFAVSGEGAYGVMKYESGVHRVQRVPETEAQGRVHTSAASVVVLPEVEDVEIDINPADLQLDTYRSGGKGGQNVNKVETAVRITHKPSGIIVACQQERSQFQNRERAMKMLRAKLYEIKLEEQTQSTAAQRKSMVKSGDRSDKIRTYNFPQNRLTDHRIGYTIYSLDRVINGELDELIEQLRIAERAEKLQNATA from the coding sequence ATGATTGATAAGTTAGAAAAAATATTTCAGCGCTACGATGAAGTCGGCAAATTGATGAGCAATCCGGCAATTGCAGCCGACCAGCAAAAAAGCAGAGAACTGGGAAGAGAATTTCATTCTTTGGAAATGGTTGTCAAAGCCGGGCAGCGTTATAAAAAAGTTTATCACGATTTTAATGGCAGCAAGGAATTGCTGGATTCTACAAGTGACCCGGAAATGAAATCTCTGGCGCAAGAAGAATACGACCGGCTTAAGGTCGAGATAGTTCAGCTTGAAGAAGAAATGAAGATATTGCTGATTCCTCCTGATCCTAATGACACGAAGAACTTTATCATGGAAATTCGTGCGGGCACAGGCGGTGAGGAAGCTGCAATCTTTGCGGCAGATTTGTACAGAATGTACACCCGCTATTCAGAGAGAAAAGGCTGGAAAGTTGAGTTGATGGATTGGAATGAAACCGCAAAGGGCGGCTTTAAGGAAATTGTCTTTGCTGTATCCGGTGAAGGTGCTTATGGCGTGATGAAGTACGAAAGCGGTGTGCATCGTGTCCAGCGCGTGCCTGAAACAGAAGCCCAAGGACGTGTCCATACTTCAGCGGCATCAGTTGTTGTACTGCCGGAAGTGGAAGATGTAGAAATAGATATTAACCCGGCTGATCTTCAGCTTGATACGTATCGTTCCGGCGGCAAAGGCGGGCAGAATGTGAATAAAGTGGAGACAGCTGTGCGTATCACACATAAGCCAAGCGGCATTATTGTTGCCTGTCAGCAGGAACGATCGCAATTTCAGAATCGAGAACGAGCGATGAAAATGCTCAGGGCGAAACTCTACGAGATAAAACTCGAAGAGCAGACACAATCTACGGCAGCGCAGCGAAAATCGATGGTGAAAAGCGGCGATCGAAGCGATAAAATACGGACGTATAATTTTCCGCAAAACCGGCTGACCGACCATCGAATCGGATATACAATTTATAGCTTAGACCGCGTGATTAACGGGGAATTAGATGAATTGATTGAACAATTACGAATTGCCGAGCGTGCAGAGAAGCTGCAAAACGCAACGGCATAA
- a CDS encoding YgiQ family radical SAM protein: MKSVTGQVHKKCNCFPTSVKEMRELGWEQADVVLFTGDAFVDHPAFGAAVVARVLEHAGYKVAIIPQPNWCDDLRDFKKMGAPRLFFGVTAGNMDSMVNHYTANKRLRSNDAFTPGNKARQRPDYAVQVYSKILKSLYPQVPLIIGGIEASLRRLTHYDYWSDSLKPSILIDSHADLLVYGMAEKAIVAVADRLHNGEKIESITQVPQTAYCAKDLPSLEHETMAVLASFEECVKSKKTFARNFVITEEESNKIEQQYLAEKVKDTFVIINPPFPVPSQEEMDSIYDLPFTRLPHPRYDRKEPIPAYEMIKDSVTIHRGCFGGCSFCTISAHQGKFISSRSLGSILNELNTIAAAPSFKGHITDLGGPSANMYMMKGINQEQCAHCKRPSCLYPVICKNLNASSTLLIELYKAARKVKGIKKITVGSGIRYDLIIDKNNKPVAPSSLEYLDELVVHHVSGRLKVAPEHTSEKVLKLLRKPAFELFVHLYNRFTAICNKNGLNQQLIPYVISSLPESGVDEMANLAVQMQKLNMKLEQVQDFTPTPMTLASVMFHTKLNPYTLEKINIPTSLQEKKIQQLFFFLTDKAKRKELKGELSRMKRFDIIQLLGL, from the coding sequence ATGAAAAGCGTCACAGGTCAAGTACATAAAAAGTGTAACTGCTTTCCCACTTCTGTAAAAGAAATGCGGGAGCTTGGTTGGGAACAAGCCGACGTCGTATTGTTCACAGGAGATGCATTTGTTGACCATCCGGCATTTGGTGCAGCTGTTGTGGCACGAGTACTGGAACATGCGGGATATAAAGTCGCCATTATTCCGCAACCTAATTGGTGCGATGATCTGAGGGATTTTAAGAAAATGGGAGCACCCAGATTGTTCTTCGGAGTCACTGCGGGCAATATGGATTCTATGGTGAACCATTACACGGCGAACAAACGCCTCCGTTCCAATGATGCATTCACGCCTGGAAATAAAGCACGGCAGAGACCTGATTATGCAGTGCAAGTTTATTCAAAGATACTGAAATCGCTCTATCCACAAGTTCCCTTGATCATCGGTGGTATTGAAGCTTCGCTTCGAAGACTTACGCATTATGATTATTGGAGCGACTCTTTGAAACCCTCAATATTGATCGACTCACATGCCGATCTCCTTGTTTATGGAATGGCAGAAAAAGCTATTGTGGCAGTGGCTGATAGATTACACAATGGTGAAAAAATCGAAAGCATAACACAAGTTCCTCAAACGGCTTATTGTGCAAAAGATTTGCCATCTCTTGAACATGAAACTATGGCGGTTCTTGCATCATTCGAAGAATGCGTAAAGAGTAAAAAAACTTTTGCCCGCAATTTTGTGATAACCGAAGAGGAATCAAATAAAATTGAACAACAATATCTTGCTGAAAAGGTAAAGGATACGTTTGTCATTATCAATCCACCGTTTCCCGTCCCCTCGCAAGAGGAGATGGATAGTATTTATGATCTGCCGTTCACGCGCCTGCCGCATCCAAGATATGATAGAAAAGAACCGATCCCTGCTTATGAAATGATCAAGGATTCTGTGACAATCCATAGAGGATGCTTTGGGGGTTGTTCCTTTTGCACTATTTCCGCTCATCAAGGGAAATTTATTTCAAGCCGGTCACTTGGTTCTATACTGAACGAATTGAATACTATTGCTGCTGCTCCATCTTTTAAAGGGCATATTACTGATTTGGGGGGACCTTCAGCAAATATGTACATGATGAAAGGCATCAATCAAGAACAATGTGCTCACTGTAAACGTCCATCGTGTCTATACCCCGTTATTTGTAAAAATCTGAATGCCAGTTCCACACTGCTCATTGAACTATACAAAGCAGCAAGAAAAGTGAAAGGAATCAAAAAAATCACTGTGGGAAGCGGAATCAGGTACGATCTTATCATTGACAAAAACAACAAACCCGTGGCTCCTTCTTCTCTTGAATACCTCGATGAACTTGTTGTTCATCATGTTTCAGGCAGATTGAAAGTCGCGCCTGAGCATACTTCAGAAAAGGTTTTAAAACTTCTGCGTAAACCTGCCTTTGAATTGTTTGTTCATTTATATAATCGATTTACAGCGATCTGCAATAAAAACGGGTTGAACCAGCAATTGATTCCCTATGTTATTTCAAGCCTGCCGGAAAGCGGGGTCGATGAAATGGCGAATCTTGCAGTTCAAATGCAAAAATTAAATATGAAACTTGAACAGGTTCAGGATTTTACTCCCACGCCCATGACATTGGCATCGGTTATGTTCCATACAAAACTTAATCCATATACCTTGGAAAAAATAAATATACCGACTTCACTACAAGAAAAGAAAATACAGCAGCTCTTTTTCTTCCTCACTGATAAAGCAAAGCGCAAGGAACTTAAAGGTGAACTTTCCAGAATGAAACGGTTTGACATCATCCAACTTCTTGGCTTGTAG
- the tadA gene encoding tRNA adenosine(34) deaminase TadA, whose product MITQHEQWMKIALREAQRAFDADEVPVGAIIVHEGKIIGKGYNQIEQLQDPTAHAEIIAITAAANHLHSRRLENCTLYVTLEPCPMCAGAIVHARIPTLVFGSYDPKAGACGTLYNIVEDRRLNHSVHVVGGICDKESKVLLKDFFAQKRTFQRSKTSIQ is encoded by the coding sequence ATGATAACGCAACATGAACAATGGATGAAAATCGCGCTTCGAGAAGCTCAGCGTGCTTTCGATGCAGATGAAGTGCCGGTAGGAGCAATCATTGTGCATGAGGGGAAAATTATAGGCAAGGGATATAATCAGATAGAACAACTGCAGGATCCAACCGCTCATGCCGAAATAATTGCAATTACTGCAGCTGCCAATCACTTGCACTCGCGGCGGTTGGAGAATTGCACGCTGTATGTTACGCTTGAACCATGTCCCATGTGTGCAGGCGCTATTGTTCATGCCCGCATTCCAACACTTGTGTTCGGTTCATACGATCCTAAAGCTGGTGCGTGCGGAACACTGTACAATATAGTTGAAGACCGGCGGCTGAATCATAGCGTTCATGTCGTGGGAGGAATTTGTGATAAGGAAAGCAAAGTATTGCTGAAAGATTTCTTTGCTCAGAAGAGAACTTTTCAACGAAGTAAGACATCCATACAATAG
- a CDS encoding fibronectin type III domain-containing protein, translating to MGAYGGTKYSPYLPTNLAPSTPKNLIAIAGNGMVTLKWNKNTENDVLRYRIYIGTDSNSVSLKDSSASILDTVKIVTGLPNGAIYYFRVSAMNNLRLESGKSYAVSVTIPNVQSPTITLTSPIGGELWNEDHTHPIQYQASDQVGVTRIKILYSTNGGQTYTTIVDSTRNSGFCNWTVPRIPSTLAKVKVIAYNAQGFSASDSSHANFIICDVSSYVHATGALSLTVRNDGTIGTTDSLRRFTEPSMEYPPGSNKHHLYLGELVIATIRGTDTITTSLYGDYFTPVGLVTAINHGSYIETQSHFIDKMYLGLDLTQRTFGIAGQASVIVSYSIKNTGTTSFPAFYVGFHTDFDLNNPALNLPGFDVVNKLGYMYDAQGGWTSYAGIRLLDRSIGGFKRILGTEGFPTPGDFYRRMTAAGNDNTSSDVQADHRIIEMLPAVNLPIGESTTVTFALAAGAGLTGLQTASQQAQTQWTQINVAAPTPPRNLTAIAGNGQVTLRWNKNTEADFLKYFVYMGSDSITMSLKDSTSGGINDTVHSITQLLNGTKYYFRVTALNSARSESAQSYAVSATPKVPTVIVPIGTGTITDRHIPVEPYYGYSYSQVIYLASEINNFGNIVTLQWYFSGSSLSSSNNWTIYLGHTTKTAFNSSTDWIPLSSLTQVYSGSFSSPSESGWITFDITDFAYNGLDNLVVAVDENASDFNSSSDDFYCTSVSNTRSIYYYNDSDNIDPSSPPAGTTQSYIANIQVGIFQPLIMPPQNLTAAAGDGQVTLKWNKNKEADLLRYRIYCGTSPHPTTKVDSSTASNLDTTKIIIGLTNGTTYYFRVTAINNTGLESGYSNEVSATPKPEENILRLSPFAVSSLYLNEQIAADTLRNGKLSNRVYILQRGGVYRVNTSIMNYNWTLRIRANDSTTTQKPIIFLYPSPTTGVLPAQFINVSGDVELKNLIVSGYYELADTNLRSLQGTLLRVTTTSGWKIVIDSCILSNAMNHIRTEVAASVIKVTNTVFANMGYLGKSNVGAGRVFDFREVSIDSLIIQNCTFVNSLDRIIRHVGITSPYTTSPIKYILFDHNTLVNGTGYHGILAFGNVSDRSIITNNLLFDAFALGNDTDYTRQLSPEFASSGEKDRYDRNRITWIYSEPNQTAQWTISNNYYGISDSGRAFYNQYASAGVTGEGSPLTWHINSRLGADSIGAFKKIWIVPSKVPALMTELMRWYRSPSGGNKTKNTPAAWIYGDVNTHPYADPFDYDRKGYSWLQDSLNCSYYSSVKPSSTDGKVVGDSRWNFKGIVSDPYALPAAPQNLTAIAGNGQVTLRWSKNIEADFLKYRIYRGTTSGGETLVDSSSASITDTIKTISGLTNEQIYYFHITAMNTARLESGYSNEVSATPTNNPVLSVNPATLSFSSLIVSTTSPEKTYSLSGANLSPATGNITVTAPTAFEVSLTSGSGFTSSINASYTNGTLSTTVYVHFKPISLIAYSGNISNSGGGATAQSVSVSGTGIQQITIPAAPTNLSASVISGSQINLSWTDVSNNEDGFKIERKIGTSGIYSLRVTLGENVQSYSDTGLAELTTYYYRIYAYNTGGSSEYANEAYAITKDTTAPSAPTAVQISPSIWTNQNKFDIAWTNPSDPSGIAKVWYTIDVVPTVAQPGTGVGITQAQLQVTLAAGTNSGKHTIYMYLEDGANNKDPNKIANVIVRYDNNKPAITDNSTLPTVTVENGNASPQVIITCSATDGAGESGVQSFVLQYIRVGDTQIDSNSINAPFDVTTNKQIPTSVFVSSDGKAKGVSYRLKAVDTAGNATSTLWKSIVVQNASTVTINTPTTFPAASNYASTEIVKAYRIFSIPYDLNDKRPVDFIPQSLGDHASNGINYYNWRLQRYVNGVKQDYEDFKNDLTAAAPGNGFFLIVRDPQKKISIGPNKEVPADLMNNTGISLANGWNLVGTPLNMDIKFDSLVFSGGTYADRAYYDGAGSVSGWHKSGANIDVMKAWEGLAIKMNGAGTMRFRTLGPQLRVGEKDGIYGKTITAGAQVLSKTAMNWIVSVDAYRSDIGMRCEGNSIGMAQDARDGQDAYDSFMPPFVGDRNVAVYFQNPDGAMMRDIRPLNDDGGVWDMRVITGDAAAKVKLQFGDVMNLPNPQFEAFVIDIDQRMAYNLKDVSKIEINSGNGARNLRVVVGKKLYIEQNNAGVELYPTTMKLFANYPNPFNPETIIRYTVPNASPSYTVILKIFNVLGQEITTLINAQQKSGYYEVKYAAQNQSSGVYFYQINVSDGMQVFKDVKKMVLMK from the coding sequence ATGGGTGCTTATGGTGGAACGAAATATTCACCGTATTTACCAACTAACTTAGCTCCTTCCACCCCTAAGAACCTCATCGCCATTGCTGGCAATGGAATGGTAACTCTAAAATGGAACAAGAACACAGAGAACGACGTCCTGAGATATCGGATATACATAGGAACCGACTCAAATTCAGTTTCACTCAAAGACTCATCGGCTTCTATACTCGATACTGTTAAAATCGTTACTGGTTTACCCAATGGCGCGATATATTATTTCCGCGTCTCAGCAATGAACAACTTGAGGTTAGAGAGTGGGAAAAGTTATGCTGTGAGTGTCACAATTCCAAATGTTCAATCACCGACGATCACACTGACTTCACCGATTGGTGGAGAACTGTGGAATGAAGACCATACGCATCCGATCCAATACCAGGCCTCCGATCAAGTTGGAGTTACACGCATCAAGATACTCTATTCCACTAACGGCGGTCAAACCTATACAACTATTGTTGATAGTACCCGGAATTCTGGTTTTTGTAATTGGACGGTTCCGCGCATACCTTCGACGCTAGCGAAGGTAAAAGTGATAGCCTACAACGCACAAGGTTTCTCAGCATCAGATTCAAGCCATGCCAACTTCATCATATGCGATGTATCGTCATATGTCCACGCAACAGGGGCACTCTCGCTGACCGTGCGGAACGATGGAACGATTGGAACAACCGATAGCCTGCGGCGATTCACAGAACCTTCAATGGAATACCCTCCCGGTTCCAATAAGCATCACCTGTATCTCGGCGAATTGGTGATTGCAACGATTCGAGGAACCGATACGATTACGACATCATTGTACGGAGATTATTTCACACCCGTTGGCCTTGTAACTGCTATCAATCATGGATCATATATTGAAACGCAATCGCACTTTATTGACAAGATGTATCTTGGACTTGATCTGACACAACGCACCTTCGGAATAGCAGGTCAGGCCTCCGTTATCGTTTCCTATTCGATCAAGAACACGGGCACGACATCGTTCCCGGCTTTTTACGTCGGCTTCCATACCGATTTTGATCTTAACAATCCGGCATTAAACCTTCCAGGATTTGATGTAGTGAATAAGCTTGGTTACATGTATGATGCGCAAGGTGGATGGACAAGCTATGCAGGCATTCGTCTTCTTGATCGCTCGATAGGAGGATTCAAAAGAATTCTGGGAACAGAAGGCTTTCCGACGCCAGGAGATTTCTATCGGCGAATGACTGCGGCAGGAAATGATAACACCTCTTCCGATGTACAAGCCGATCATCGGATTATTGAAATGCTGCCGGCAGTGAATTTGCCGATTGGCGAATCCACAACTGTTACTTTTGCGCTGGCCGCTGGTGCCGGACTCACAGGTCTCCAAACGGCGAGTCAGCAAGCTCAAACTCAATGGACACAGATCAACGTTGCTGCCCCCACTCCTCCACGAAACCTCACTGCCATAGCTGGCAATGGCCAGGTGACACTCAGGTGGAACAAAAACACCGAAGCTGACTTCTTGAAATACTTTGTGTATATGGGAAGCGACTCGATAACGATGTCGCTCAAAGACTCTACTTCAGGTGGAATAAATGATACTGTTCACTCAATTACTCAACTGCTCAACGGCACGAAGTATTACTTCCGTGTTACAGCATTGAACAGCGCAAGGTCGGAAAGTGCGCAAAGTTATGCTGTTAGTGCAACACCAAAAGTTCCAACAGTTATCGTACCTATCGGTACCGGAACAATAACAGATAGGCATATTCCCGTTGAACCATATTATGGATATTCATATTCTCAGGTTATCTACCTTGCTTCAGAAATTAACAATTTTGGAAATATTGTAACCCTTCAATGGTATTTTTCCGGTTCTTCGTTGTCTTCTTCAAATAATTGGACTATTTATTTGGGACATACTACGAAAACTGCGTTTAATTCTTCAACTGATTGGATTCCTCTCAGCAGTCTGACACAAGTATATAGCGGATCGTTTTCAAGTCCGTCAGAATCTGGTTGGATCACATTTGATATTACAGATTTTGCTTATAATGGATTAGACAATCTTGTTGTTGCTGTCGATGAAAATGCGAGTGACTTTAATAGTTCATCGGATGATTTTTATTGCACATCTGTGAGCAACACACGAAGTATCTATTATTATAACGATTCCGATAATATCGATCCTTCTTCTCCTCCGGCAGGAACCACGCAGTCTTATATCGCTAATATACAGGTAGGAATTTTTCAACCACTTATAATGCCGCCTCAAAATCTTACCGCTGCTGCAGGCGATGGGCAGGTAACGCTGAAATGGAATAAGAACAAGGAAGCAGATTTATTACGATATCGGATTTATTGCGGCACGTCACCTCATCCAACGACGAAAGTGGATTCTTCGACAGCCTCAAATCTTGATACGACGAAGATCATAATTGGTTTAACCAACGGCACTACTTATTATTTCCGTGTCACAGCAATTAATAACACGGGGTTGGAGAGTGGATATAGTAACGAGGTGAGTGCAACACCAAAACCAGAAGAAAATATTCTACGTCTTTCTCCGTTTGCGGTCTCTAGCCTTTATCTAAACGAACAAATTGCAGCTGATACGTTACGAAATGGGAAGCTCTCTAACCGCGTCTATATATTGCAGCGCGGTGGTGTCTATCGGGTTAACACAAGTATTATGAATTATAACTGGACGTTGCGTATTCGTGCCAACGACAGCACAACGACTCAAAAGCCGATCATCTTTCTTTATCCTTCACCAACAACAGGCGTTCTGCCTGCTCAGTTTATCAACGTTTCAGGTGATGTTGAGTTAAAGAACCTTATTGTTTCTGGATACTATGAGCTAGCAGATACAAATCTACGCAGTCTTCAAGGAACATTATTACGCGTTACTACAACATCAGGATGGAAAATAGTAATTGATAGCTGCATTCTTTCAAACGCTATGAATCACATTAGAACTGAGGTTGCTGCATCCGTCATAAAGGTCACAAACACGGTTTTCGCTAATATGGGATATTTAGGTAAATCGAATGTGGGTGCCGGAAGAGTTTTCGATTTTCGCGAGGTATCAATCGATTCACTTATAATCCAGAATTGCACATTTGTCAATTCGCTTGATCGAATTATACGACATGTGGGAATAACATCACCTTATACAACAAGTCCAATAAAGTATATACTCTTTGATCATAATACGCTCGTGAATGGAACAGGGTATCATGGAATATTAGCATTCGGAAATGTGAGCGATCGAAGTATCATCACGAATAATTTACTCTTCGACGCATTTGCATTGGGGAATGATACCGATTATACACGACAGCTCAGTCCGGAATTTGCTTCGAGTGGAGAAAAGGATCGCTATGATAGAAATCGGATAACGTGGATTTACTCGGAACCGAATCAAACTGCACAATGGACAATCTCGAATAATTATTATGGTATCAGTGACTCTGGCAGAGCATTCTATAACCAGTATGCTTCAGCTGGTGTAACAGGTGAGGGTTCACCATTGACCTGGCACATCAACAGCCGGTTAGGAGCCGACTCGATCGGTGCGTTTAAGAAGATCTGGATCGTTCCGTCAAAAGTACCCGCATTGATGACAGAACTTATGCGATGGTACCGCTCACCATCCGGCGGTAATAAGACAAAAAATACTCCAGCAGCATGGATTTATGGCGACGTGAATACACATCCATACGCCGATCCGTTTGATTATGACCGGAAGGGATACAGTTGGCTGCAGGATTCGTTAAACTGTTCTTATTATTCCAGCGTCAAGCCTTCGAGTACCGATGGAAAAGTTGTCGGCGATTCAAGGTGGAATTTCAAAGGGATTGTTAGTGATCCATATGCTCTTCCTGCTGCTCCACAAAACCTCACTGCCATAGCCGGTAACGGCCAGGTGACACTCAGGTGGAGTAAAAATATCGAAGCCGACTTCCTGAAATATCGTATTTACCGCGGCACAACGTCAGGCGGAGAAACGCTGGTTGATTCTTCATCCGCGTCGATTACTGATACAATAAAAACGATAAGCGGACTTACCAATGAACAGATCTATTACTTCCATATTACAGCAATGAATACCGCGAGATTGGAGAGTGGATATAGTAATGAAGTGAGTGCGACGCCAACGAATAATCCTGTTCTATCGGTCAATCCTGCGACACTATCTTTTAGCAGCCTAATAGTGAGCACGACGTCTCCAGAAAAGACATATTCCTTATCTGGCGCCAATTTATCACCTGCAACCGGCAATATAACAGTGACAGCACCGACAGCGTTTGAAGTTTCGTTAACGAGTGGTTCTGGGTTTACCTCGTCAATTAATGCTTCGTATACAAATGGAACGCTCAGTACAACTGTTTATGTGCACTTCAAGCCAATATCACTTATTGCTTATAGTGGAAATATTTCAAATTCAGGCGGAGGTGCGACAGCACAAAGTGTCTCGGTATCAGGGACCGGCATTCAACAGATTACCATTCCTGCCGCACCAACTAACTTGTCAGCAAGTGTAATTTCAGGTTCACAAATCAATTTATCCTGGACAGATGTCTCGAACAACGAAGATGGATTCAAAATTGAAAGAAAAATTGGCACCAGTGGAATATATTCGCTTCGTGTGACACTTGGTGAGAATGTGCAAAGTTATTCGGATACGGGATTGGCAGAATTGACAACGTACTATTATCGGATATATGCATATAACACAGGCGGCAGTTCCGAATATGCCAACGAAGCATATGCAATTACAAAAGATACCACTGCACCGAGTGCTCCAACAGCGGTGCAAATTTCCCCATCGATTTGGACGAATCAAAATAAATTCGATATCGCTTGGACAAATCCGAGTGATCCATCGGGCATTGCAAAAGTGTGGTACACGATTGATGTAGTGCCGACAGTTGCTCAACCCGGAACAGGCGTTGGTATTACACAGGCACAATTGCAGGTGACACTTGCTGCTGGCACGAATTCCGGCAAGCATACTATATATATGTATTTGGAAGATGGAGCGAACAATAAAGATCCGAACAAAATCGCAAACGTTATAGTGAGATATGACAACAATAAACCAGCTATAACAGATAACTCTACTCTTCCAACGGTAACGGTAGAAAATGGAAATGCATCACCGCAAGTGATTATTACATGTTCGGCAACTGATGGCGCTGGTGAATCCGGGGTGCAGTCATTCGTGTTGCAATATATTCGTGTAGGTGATACTCAAATTGATTCAAATAGTATTAATGCGCCATTCGATGTTACAACGAACAAACAAATACCAACGAGTGTATTTGTCTCCTCCGATGGAAAGGCAAAAGGAGTAAGTTATCGACTGAAAGCAGTGGATACAGCGGGCAATGCAACATCAACTCTCTGGAAGTCAATCGTTGTACAAAATGCATCGACAGTAACCATTAACACACCAACAACGTTTCCTGCGGCATCAAACTATGCAAGTACCGAGATAGTAAAAGCATATCGAATATTTTCGATTCCATATGATCTTAATGATAAAAGGCCAGTGGACTTTATTCCACAAAGTCTTGGTGATCATGCAAGTAACGGTATCAATTATTACAACTGGCGGTTGCAGCGCTATGTCAACGGTGTAAAACAGGACTATGAGGATTTCAAGAATGATCTGACTGCTGCAGCACCCGGTAATGGATTCTTCCTGATTGTGCGTGACCCACAGAAGAAAATCTCAATTGGTCCTAATAAAGAAGTTCCGGCAGATTTAATGAATAACACGGGTATATCATTAGCCAATGGATGGAATTTAGTAGGAACGCCCTTAAATATGGATATCAAATTCGATAGTCTTGTATTTAGCGGCGGGACATACGCAGATCGAGCATATTACGACGGCGCAGGATCAGTAAGTGGATGGCATAAGAGCGGTGCAAATATTGACGTTATGAAAGCATGGGAAGGTCTTGCTATAAAGATGAATGGAGCAGGAACAATGCGTTTCCGAACTTTAGGGCCGCAGTTACGTGTGGGAGAAAAAGATGGTATCTATGGAAAAACGATAACTGCTGGAGCGCAGGTGTTATCGAAAACCGCGATGAATTGGATTGTATCAGTGGATGCCTATCGTTCTGACATAGGAATGCGCTGTGAGGGGAACAGTATCGGAATGGCACAGGACGCTCGTGATGGACAAGATGCATATGATTCGTTTATGCCGCCGTTCGTTGGCGATCGGAACGTCGCCGTCTATTTCCAAAATCCCGATGGTGCAATGATGCGAGATATCCGTCCCTTGAATGACGACGGCGGTGTATGGGATATGCGCGTCATAACTGGAGATGCAGCAGCGAAGGTGAAGCTGCAGTTTGGCGATGTCATGAATCTCCCGAATCCGCAATTTGAAGCCTTTGTTATCGATATTGATCAAAGGATGGCGTACAACCTGAAAGATGTGTCAAAGATAGAGATTAATTCTGGAAATGGTGCACGGAATTTAAGAGTTGTTGTAGGTAAGAAATTATACATCGAACAGAACAATGCAGGAGTAGAATTATATCCGACAACAATGAAATTATTTGCAAATTATCCGAACCCGTTTAATCCAGAGACAATCATACGATACACAGTGCCGAATGCATCGCCAAGTTATACTGTCATTCTGAAAATATTCAATGTTCTAGGTCAAGAAATTACTACCTTAATAAATGCTCAGCAGAAATCCGGGTATTACGAAGTGAAATATGCAGCACAGAACCAAAGCTCTGGTGTCTATTTTTATCAGATCAATGTCTCGGATGGTATGCAGGTATTCAAGGATGTCAAGAAGATGGTGCTCATGAAGTGA